ACGAAACCGAGCACAAAAAGGAACCAAGGAATGACAACAGGCAACAATTACAGCGTCGGGCCGAACGAAAACGGTTGGGGAGTCAAGCGGGATGGTGCAAGCCGGTGTTCATCGGTGCACGAAACCCAAGCAAAGGCAATCAAGGCCGGGGCGGCCCTTGCCAAGGAGAGCGAGGGCGAGCTCAGGATCAAGGGCAGGGATGGAAGAATCCGCGATAGCGACACCTACGGCAAGCACGATCCGAATCCGCCGCGCGACCGGAAGCACTAGATCTCACCGCGCACGTCACGGTAATTTTGTCGGGAGTTTCCCGGTCAGGAACGCCAGGCACAACAGCACCAGCGAAGAACCGCCAACGATCGATCCGAAGGTCTCGTGGCCATTGGTTGCGGCCAAGTACCCGAGCGTCATTCCAATGATGGCGAGGATGAAGGCGCAGACTTGGCCGATTCGCTTCTCGGTGCGCTCGCTCTTGCCGTCGGCGATGCCTGCGGCCAGCGCGTCGGCGTTGAGCTTCTGTCTCGAGCTCGCCTCGCTCTCGGCCATGACCAGAATCCGGTTCGCAAATCCCGGC
This portion of the Planctomycetota bacterium genome encodes:
- a CDS encoding DUF2188 domain-containing protein; this encodes MTTGNNYSVGPNENGWGVKRDGASRCSSVHETQAKAIKAGAALAKESEGELRIKGRDGRIRDSDTYGKHDPNPPRDRKH
- a CDS encoding DUF2335 domain-containing protein; the encoded protein is MANNPQGSGRLVTQQIQQVRTGPIPDHNELAGYEAITPGFANRILVMAESEASSRQKLNADALAAGIADGKSERTEKRIGQVCAFILAIIGMTLGYLAATNGHETFGSIVGGSSLVLLCLAFLTGKLPTKLP